A region of Streptomyces halobius DNA encodes the following proteins:
- a CDS encoding asparaginase — protein MTPPTPISEPSPAAPSSLGTPAAPAAPSSLRAPAAPDAPATPDASSALGTASPAAAPASQGAPAAPGAPISAEVPLAPVLAEVVRSGFVEGRHRGSLVVLAADGSVERALGDVTAPVFPRSTNKPMQAAAVLRAGLELSGERLALAAASHSGETFHLDLVRTMLAEHGLTPDQLQTPPDLPLDPAETEHYLASGLVRDRLTMNCSGKHTAMLAACAVNGWPLGSYLDQDHPLQQLVLDGVHAASGEEVAHIGTDGCGAPLMSLSLTGLARAFRYFVLADPGTPERRVADAMRAHPEYVAGTRRPDTWLMQGLPGTLSKMGAEAVQALALPDGRALAFKIDDGATRTLGPILARALRQMGLDAPVLARIEDAPLLGGGERVGEIRATF, from the coding sequence ATGACCCCGCCCACCCCGATATCCGAGCCGTCCCCGGCCGCGCCGTCGTCCCTGGGTACGCCTGCGGCCCCGGCTGCGCCGTCGTCCTTGCGTGCGCCAGCGGCCCCCGATGCGCCAGCGACCCCGGATGCGTCGTCGGCCCTGGGTACGGCCTCGCCCGCGGCCGCGCCGGCGTCCCAGGGTGCGCCTGCGGCCCCGGGTGCGCCGATATCCGCGGAGGTCCCCCTGGCGCCCGTCCTCGCCGAGGTCGTGCGGTCCGGCTTCGTCGAGGGGCGGCACCGCGGTTCGCTGGTGGTCCTCGCGGCGGACGGCAGCGTGGAGCGGGCGCTCGGCGATGTCACCGCCCCGGTCTTCCCCCGCTCGACGAACAAGCCGATGCAGGCCGCGGCCGTGCTGCGGGCGGGCCTGGAGCTGTCCGGCGAGCGGCTGGCGCTGGCTGCCGCGAGCCACTCCGGAGAAACGTTTCACCTCGACCTCGTCCGCACCATGCTGGCCGAGCACGGCCTGACACCCGACCAGCTGCAGACCCCGCCCGATCTGCCGCTGGACCCGGCGGAGACGGAGCACTACCTGGCGTCGGGCCTGGTGCGCGACCGGCTCACCATGAACTGCTCCGGCAAGCACACCGCGATGCTGGCCGCCTGCGCAGTCAACGGCTGGCCGCTCGGCTCGTATCTCGACCAGGACCACCCGCTCCAGCAGCTGGTGCTCGACGGCGTCCACGCGGCGAGCGGCGAAGAGGTCGCCCACATCGGCACGGACGGCTGCGGCGCGCCCCTGATGTCGCTCTCGCTGACCGGTCTGGCTCGCGCGTTCCGGTACTTCGTGCTGGCCGACCCCGGCACACCGGAGCGCCGCGTCGCGGACGCGATGCGCGCCCATCCCGAGTACGTCGCCGGCACCCGCCGCCCCGACACCTGGCTGATGCAGGGGCTGCCCGGCACCCTGTCGAAGATGGGCGCGGAGGCCGTCCAGGCGCTGGCCCTCCCCGACGGCCGGGCCCTCGCCTTCAAGATCGACGACGGCGCCACCCGCACCCTCGGGCCGATCCTGGCCCGCGCCCTGCGGCAGATGGGCCTGGACGCCCCCGTCCTCGCCCGCATCGAGGACGCCCCGCTGCTCGGCGGCGGCGAGCGGGTGGGGGAAATCCGAGCGACGTTCTGA
- a CDS encoding RsiG family protein, giving the protein MPQAGQTQHPRPPQQRDRYHPVDTPDLSGLGLPELRVVRRDSQQEEADLSYLRRLLQGRIDILRAEIARRTAQHSPLLDRLPEILTDLPSRHRSSARHVTLRTPHSEEYRRMAEEMLGEVELSDLTARTDQELHDAMGRLIRYERQVSRRRQSLQRTADDCSAEIARRYREGEAQVDDLLS; this is encoded by the coding sequence ATGCCCCAGGCAGGCCAGACGCAGCACCCCCGCCCGCCACAGCAGCGTGACCGGTATCACCCGGTCGACACCCCGGACCTGTCCGGCCTGGGGCTGCCCGAGCTGCGGGTGGTACGCCGTGATTCGCAGCAGGAGGAGGCCGATCTGAGCTATCTGCGGCGGCTGTTGCAGGGCCGGATCGACATTCTGCGGGCCGAGATCGCCCGCCGGACGGCGCAGCATTCGCCGCTGCTGGACCGCCTCCCGGAGATCCTCACGGACCTGCCGTCGCGGCACCGCTCCTCCGCCCGGCATGTGACGCTGCGGACACCGCACAGCGAGGAGTACCGGCGGATGGCAGAGGAGATGCTCGGCGAGGTCGAGCTGTCCGATCTCACGGCCCGTACGGACCAGGAGCTGCACGACGCGATGGGGCGGCTGATCCGCTACGAGCGGCAGGTCTCGCGGCGCCGTCAGTCGCTGCAGCGGACAGCCGATGATTGCAGCGCCGAGATCGCCCGCAGGTACCGTGAGGGCGAAGCACAAGTAGACGACCTGCTGTCCTGA
- a CDS encoding VOC family protein: protein MDWKLELVPVPVSDVDRAKRFYSEQVGFVVDHDTRIGKDVRIVQMTPPGSDCSIVIAAGAGVDTPEPGSVRGLQLVVSDIAAARAQLLERGVAAGPVQHVENGAMAEGPGEPWNSFVYFSDPDGNGWALQERPAEG, encoded by the coding sequence ATGGACTGGAAGCTCGAACTGGTGCCGGTTCCGGTGTCCGACGTGGACCGTGCGAAGCGCTTTTACAGCGAGCAGGTGGGGTTTGTCGTCGATCACGACACCCGTATCGGCAAGGATGTGCGGATTGTACAGATGACGCCACCCGGGTCGGACTGCTCGATCGTCATCGCCGCGGGCGCGGGCGTCGATACGCCGGAGCCCGGTTCGGTGCGGGGGCTGCAGTTGGTGGTGTCCGATATCGCGGCGGCCCGTGCCCAACTGCTGGAGCGCGGAGTGGCGGCCGGCCCGGTGCAGCATGTCGAGAACGGGGCGATGGCCGAGGGGCCCGGCGAACCGTGGAACTCGTTCGTCTACTTCAGCGACCCGGATGGGAACGGCTGGGCGCTGCAGGAGCGCCCAGCCGAGGGGTGA
- a CDS encoding TetR/AcrR family transcriptional regulator, protein MVRNPERRTALVDAAVEVLARDGARGLTFRAVDAAAAVPIGTASNYFTSRDDLLAQVTGQIHQRIAPDPDAVTAVMAAPPSRALVAELMRWINRRVAENRTGYLAMLELRLEATRRPELRAALTRVIRETLDEDIRFHLEGGLPGDRTAVVLIYLAMTGLMLEQLTLPGVVPAEEADGLISALVDRTIGPDGNPDGNPEE, encoded by the coding sequence ATGGTGCGTAACCCTGAGCGGCGTACGGCGCTGGTCGACGCCGCTGTCGAGGTGCTGGCGCGGGACGGCGCCCGCGGGCTGACCTTCCGTGCCGTCGACGCGGCCGCGGCGGTGCCCATCGGCACGGCGTCCAACTACTTCACCAGCCGGGACGATCTGCTGGCCCAGGTCACCGGGCAGATCCACCAACGCATCGCGCCCGACCCGGACGCGGTGACCGCGGTGATGGCGGCGCCGCCGAGCCGGGCACTGGTGGCCGAGCTGATGCGGTGGATCAACCGACGGGTGGCCGAGAACCGGACCGGTTATCTGGCGATGCTGGAGCTGCGTCTGGAGGCGACCCGGCGCCCCGAACTGCGGGCGGCGCTGACCCGCGTCATCCGCGAGACGCTCGACGAGGACATCCGCTTCCACCTGGAGGGCGGGCTGCCGGGAGACCGTACCGCCGTGGTGCTGATCTATCTCGCGATGACCGGGCTGATGCTGGAACAGCTCACGTTGCCGGGGGTGGTGCCGGCCGAGGAGGCCGACGGCCTGATCTCCGCACTCGTCGACCGCACCATCGGCCCGGACGGGAATCCTGACGGGAATCCGGAAGAGTAG
- a CDS encoding ankyrin repeat domain-containing protein has protein sequence MSDANSEPEGPEAIEHAHDPEVLQLAAKVFDLARHGDTDTVAAYVDAGVPANLTNDKGDSLVMLAAYHGHGSTVEALLQRGGDPDRTNDRGQSPLAGAVFKGEDEVVKVLLAHGADPSKGTPSAIETARMFQKTELLRQFGVE, from the coding sequence ATGAGCGACGCGAATTCCGAGCCGGAGGGCCCCGAGGCGATCGAACACGCCCACGACCCCGAAGTACTGCAGCTCGCGGCCAAGGTGTTCGACCTGGCGCGGCACGGTGACACGGACACGGTCGCCGCGTATGTGGACGCGGGCGTGCCCGCCAACCTGACGAACGACAAGGGTGACTCCCTGGTGATGCTGGCCGCGTACCACGGCCACGGGTCCACCGTGGAGGCCCTGCTCCAGCGCGGCGGCGATCCCGACCGCACCAATGACCGGGGCCAGTCCCCGCTGGCCGGCGCGGTCTTCAAGGGCGAGGACGAGGTCGTCAAGGTGTTGCTGGCGCATGGCGCGGACCCGTCGAAGGGGACGCCGTCGGCGATCGAGACGGCGCGGATGTTCCAGAAGACGGAGCTGCTGAGGCAGTTCGGCGTGGAGTGA
- a CDS encoding NADPH-dependent FMN reductase — protein MSEHRYTLAVIVGSTREGRFAPVVANWFARHAADHPDFEVDVDVIDLDTVRPYELRHGSEEYASFAKRVDQADAFVVITPEYNHSFPAPLKHAIDLLNTEWQAKPVGFISYGGISGGLRAVEQLRLVFAELHAVTVRETVSFALAWNLFDDEGRLRDPAPATTAADTLLKQLTWWAVALREARNVRAYGA, from the coding sequence ATGTCCGAGCACCGCTACACCCTCGCAGTGATCGTCGGCAGCACCCGGGAGGGCCGGTTCGCCCCGGTCGTCGCGAACTGGTTCGCCCGGCACGCCGCGGATCACCCGGACTTCGAGGTCGACGTCGACGTCATCGACCTGGACACCGTCCGCCCGTACGAACTCCGTCACGGCAGCGAGGAATACGCCTCCTTCGCCAAACGCGTCGACCAGGCGGACGCGTTCGTCGTGATCACCCCGGAGTACAACCACTCCTTCCCCGCGCCCCTCAAGCACGCCATTGACCTGCTGAACACGGAGTGGCAGGCCAAGCCGGTGGGCTTCATCTCGTACGGCGGGATCTCGGGCGGCCTCCGCGCCGTCGAACAACTGCGGCTGGTCTTCGCCGAATTGCACGCCGTGACGGTGCGCGAAACGGTCAGCTTCGCGCTCGCCTGGAACCTTTTCGACGACGAAGGCCGACTGCGCGACCCCGCCCCGGCGACCACGGCCGCCGACACTCTGCTCAAGCAGCTGACATGGTGGGCGGTGGCGCTGCGGGAAGCGCGGAATGTGCGGGCTTATGGGGCGTAG
- a CDS encoding VOC family protein, with amino-acid sequence MRFAKLGTALLTDDVPASTRFYVDHFGFQPLAELGWYASLQHPQHPGYTLDFVQRGHEAMPESFRTQQTGGALLGFLVTDAAAEEAVLRAKGVAIAEPLRDEPWGQRRFNVWGPEGTLIEVLQTIDPDPEWMAAQGL; translated from the coding sequence ATGCGCTTCGCCAAGCTCGGCACCGCCCTGCTCACCGACGACGTACCCGCCAGCACCCGCTTCTACGTCGACCACTTCGGCTTCCAGCCCCTCGCCGAACTCGGCTGGTACGCCAGCCTGCAGCACCCCCAACACCCCGGCTACACCCTCGACTTCGTCCAGCGCGGACACGAGGCCATGCCCGAGAGCTTCCGCACCCAGCAGACCGGGGGCGCGCTCCTCGGCTTCCTCGTGACGGACGCCGCCGCCGAGGAGGCCGTCCTGCGCGCCAAGGGTGTCGCCATCGCCGAGCCGCTACGGGACGAGCCCTGGGGCCAGCGCCGCTTCAACGTGTGGGGGCCCGAGGGCACCCTGATCGAGGTGCTCCAGACCATCGACCCCGACCCGGAATGGATGGCCGCACAGGGGCTGTGA
- the dtd gene encoding D-aminoacyl-tRNA deacylase — translation MRAVVQRVDGACVDVAGETVGEIIGEGLCVLVGVTHEDTAQKAAQLARKLWSLRILQGEKSCSDTGAPLLVISQFTLYGDARKGRRPTWNAAAPGTVAEPLVDEVVAQLEALGARVETGRFGAQMKVSLTNDGPFTVLVEV, via the coding sequence ATGCGAGCTGTGGTGCAGAGAGTTGACGGGGCATGTGTCGACGTGGCAGGGGAGACGGTCGGGGAGATCATCGGCGAAGGGCTGTGCGTGCTGGTGGGGGTCACCCACGAGGACACCGCCCAGAAGGCGGCACAGCTCGCCAGGAAGCTGTGGTCGCTGCGGATCCTGCAGGGCGAGAAGTCCTGTTCGGACACCGGGGCGCCGCTGCTGGTGATCAGCCAGTTCACTCTCTACGGTGACGCCCGCAAGGGCCGCCGTCCCACCTGGAACGCGGCGGCTCCCGGTACGGTCGCGGAACCACTGGTCGATGAGGTCGTCGCACAGCTGGAGGCGCTCGGTGCGCGGGTCGAGACCGGCCGGTTCGGCGCCCAGATGAAAGTGTCGCTGACGAACGACGGGCCGTTCACGGTGCTCGTCGAGGTGTAG